One stretch of Saccharopolyspora erythraea DNA includes these proteins:
- a CDS encoding phosphotransferase yields the protein MADHGERRAVRAAVAAAAAHGVRVSEPVVLAAGYNVVVRLDPAPVVARVVLVPAVLRSDVDGLVAREISVASFLAGRGVPAVRPSAVLPPGPHHHDGLRVSFWEPLPAISEGLPGAAEFGTRLRELHEVLREHPAPAPVLDVPIGDVEAFLRSPFATRDDLAMARTLERIVPEVTAVRPVQRVHGDAHPRNLVRAGGTWTWTDFEECCTAPVEWDLAVMRGTDRLDGAEALRAYGGDDGVLEPFRLLRELQASAWVRTRAAVGGA from the coding sequence ATGGCGGACCACGGCGAGCGGAGAGCGGTCCGGGCGGCGGTCGCGGCCGCGGCGGCGCACGGGGTGCGGGTGTCCGAGCCGGTCGTGCTGGCCGCCGGCTACAACGTGGTCGTCCGGCTGGACCCGGCGCCGGTGGTCGCCAGGGTGGTCCTGGTCCCGGCCGTGCTCCGCTCCGATGTGGACGGTCTGGTCGCGCGCGAGATCTCGGTCGCGTCTTTCCTGGCCGGGCGCGGGGTTCCCGCGGTGCGGCCCAGTGCGGTCCTGCCGCCTGGGCCGCACCACCACGACGGCCTGCGGGTGAGCTTCTGGGAGCCGCTGCCGGCGATCTCGGAGGGCCTGCCCGGCGCGGCCGAGTTCGGCACCCGCCTGCGCGAGCTGCACGAGGTCCTGCGGGAGCACCCCGCCCCGGCACCGGTGCTGGACGTGCCGATCGGTGACGTCGAGGCGTTCCTGCGCAGCCCCTTCGCCACCCGCGACGACCTGGCGATGGCGCGGACGCTGGAGCGGATCGTGCCCGAGGTGACCGCGGTGCGCCCGGTGCAGCGCGTGCACGGCGACGCGCACCCGCGCAACCTGGTGCGAGCGGGAGGCACGTGGACGTGGACCGACTTCGAGGAGTGCTGCACCGCCCCGGTCGAATGGGACCTGGCGGTCATGCGCGGCACCGACAGGCTCGACGGGGCCGAGGCGCTGCGCGCCTACGGGGGTGATGATGGGGTGCTGGAGCCGTTCCGGCTCCTGCGGGAGTTGCAGGCGAGCGCCTGGGTGCGCACCCGGGCGGCGGTTGGAGGCGCATGA
- a CDS encoding MerR family transcriptional regulator, protein MSYSVGEVARLSGVTVRTLHHYDEVGLLVPSRRTRAGYRSYSDGDLDRLRRILFYRELGFGLEEIAGILANGDAKDHLRRQQHVLHGQIERLRRMLAAVERELEASDMGINLTQEEKFELFGDFDPDDYAEEAEQRWGGTDAYKQSQERMKSFTKQDWARFMESQQAIGTALAEAFADGAAPDSERAMDLAEQHRAHITKWCYDCTYEIHRGLGEMYVSDERFTATYDEIAPGLAVFVRDAIIANANRAGA, encoded by the coding sequence GTGAGCTACTCGGTGGGTGAGGTTGCCCGGCTGTCGGGAGTGACGGTGCGGACGCTGCACCACTACGACGAGGTCGGGCTGCTGGTGCCGAGCCGCCGGACGCGCGCGGGCTACCGCAGCTACTCCGACGGCGACCTGGACCGGCTGCGCCGGATCCTGTTCTACCGGGAGCTCGGCTTCGGCCTCGAGGAAATCGCGGGCATCCTCGCCAACGGTGACGCGAAGGACCACCTGAGGCGGCAGCAGCACGTGCTGCACGGTCAGATCGAGCGGCTGCGCCGGATGCTCGCGGCGGTCGAACGCGAGCTGGAGGCGAGTGACATGGGGATCAACCTGACGCAGGAGGAGAAGTTCGAGCTGTTCGGGGACTTCGACCCGGACGACTACGCGGAGGAGGCCGAACAGCGCTGGGGCGGCACGGACGCGTACAAGCAGTCGCAGGAGCGGATGAAGTCCTTCACCAAGCAGGACTGGGCGCGGTTCATGGAGTCGCAGCAGGCCATCGGCACGGCGCTGGCCGAGGCGTTCGCCGACGGCGCCGCGCCGGACAGCGAGCGGGCGATGGACCTGGCCGAGCAGCACCGCGCCCACATCACGAAGTGGTGCTACGACTGCACGTACGAGATCCACCGCGGTCTGGGCGAGATGTACGTGTCGGACGAGCGCTTCACCGCCACCTACGACGAGATCGCGCCCGGTCTGGCGGTGTTCGTCCGCGACGCGATCATCGCCAACGCCAACCGCGCGGGGGCGTAG
- a CDS encoding acyl-CoA dehydrogenase gives MGHYKSNVRDLEFNLFEVLKVQERLGTGVFAQSDEDTVRGVLSELNALATGPLAESFEEGDRTPAEFDPKTHSVTLPEAFKKSYQQVIEGEWWRLGLPDELGGYGIPPTVVWAAAELILGSNPAIYMYMAGPNFATILWNNGTEEQRGWAELMIERGWGATMVLTEPDAGSDVGAGRTKAVKQADGSWHLDGVKRFITSADQDMTENIMHLVLARPEGEGVETKPGTKGLSLFLVPKFHFDSETGEPGERNGAFVTNVEHKMGLNASATCELTFGQHGTPARGWLLGEVHDGIAQMFQVIEYARMMVGTKAIGTLSTGYLNALGYAKERVQGADLTKATDKTAPRVPITNHPDVRRILMLQKAYAEGLRAVYLYTGTYQDQVAQGKADGSDVALAEAVNDLLLPIVKGVGSERAYEMLTLSLQTLGGSGYLQDYPIEQYIRDAKIDSLYEGTTAIQAQDFFFRKIVRNNGQALGHLAGEIQKTLQAEGADERLKEERALVAAALEDAQGMLGAIFGFLTSSQEDVDNLYKVGQHAVTLLLSMGDLLVGWMLLQQAEVALAALDAGPSAKDKPFYQGKLAAARFFAKNVLPELKSRRKIVEAADNSLMDVDLAAF, from the coding sequence ATGGGCCACTACAAGAGCAACGTCCGAGACCTGGAGTTCAACCTCTTCGAGGTGCTCAAGGTGCAGGAGCGGCTGGGAACCGGCGTGTTCGCGCAGTCCGACGAGGACACCGTGCGCGGTGTGCTCAGTGAGCTGAACGCGCTCGCGACGGGGCCGCTGGCGGAGTCCTTCGAGGAGGGCGACCGCACGCCTGCCGAGTTCGACCCCAAGACGCACTCGGTGACGCTGCCCGAGGCGTTCAAGAAGTCCTACCAGCAGGTCATCGAGGGCGAGTGGTGGCGGCTGGGGCTGCCGGACGAGCTCGGCGGCTACGGCATCCCGCCGACCGTGGTGTGGGCGGCCGCGGAGCTGATCCTCGGCTCCAACCCGGCCATCTACATGTACATGGCGGGCCCGAACTTCGCGACGATCCTCTGGAACAACGGCACCGAGGAGCAGCGCGGCTGGGCCGAGCTCATGATCGAGCGCGGCTGGGGCGCCACCATGGTGCTCACCGAGCCGGACGCGGGCTCCGACGTCGGCGCGGGCCGCACCAAGGCGGTCAAGCAGGCCGACGGCTCGTGGCACCTCGACGGCGTGAAGCGGTTCATCACCTCGGCCGACCAGGACATGACCGAGAACATCATGCACCTGGTGCTGGCCCGCCCCGAGGGCGAAGGCGTGGAGACCAAGCCGGGCACCAAGGGCCTGAGCCTGTTCCTGGTTCCGAAGTTCCACTTCGACTCCGAGACCGGCGAGCCGGGCGAGCGCAACGGCGCCTTCGTGACCAACGTCGAGCACAAGATGGGCCTGAACGCCTCGGCCACCTGCGAGCTGACCTTCGGCCAGCACGGAACGCCGGCCAGGGGCTGGCTGCTCGGCGAGGTGCACGACGGCATCGCGCAGATGTTCCAGGTCATCGAGTACGCCCGGATGATGGTCGGCACCAAGGCCATCGGCACGCTGTCCACCGGCTACCTCAACGCCCTGGGCTATGCCAAGGAGCGCGTGCAGGGCGCGGACCTGACCAAGGCCACCGACAAGACCGCGCCGCGGGTGCCGATCACCAACCACCCCGACGTGCGCCGCATCCTGATGCTGCAGAAGGCCTACGCCGAGGGCCTGCGCGCGGTGTACCTCTACACCGGCACGTACCAGGACCAGGTCGCGCAGGGCAAGGCCGACGGCTCGGACGTCGCGCTGGCCGAGGCGGTCAACGACCTGCTGCTGCCGATCGTCAAGGGCGTCGGCTCGGAGCGGGCCTACGAGATGCTGACGCTGTCGCTGCAGACCCTGGGCGGCTCGGGCTACCTGCAGGACTACCCGATCGAGCAGTACATCCGCGACGCCAAGATCGACAGCCTCTACGAGGGCACCACCGCGATCCAGGCGCAGGACTTCTTCTTCCGCAAGATCGTGCGCAACAACGGCCAGGCGCTGGGCCACCTCGCGGGTGAGATCCAGAAGACGCTGCAGGCCGAGGGCGCCGACGAGCGGCTGAAGGAGGAGCGCGCGCTGGTCGCCGCCGCCCTGGAGGACGCGCAGGGCATGCTCGGCGCGATCTTCGGGTTCCTGACCTCGTCGCAGGAGGACGTCGACAACCTCTACAAGGTCGGCCAGCACGCGGTGACGCTGCTGCTGAGCATGGGCGACCTGCTCGTCGGCTGGATGCTGCTGCAGCAGGCCGAGGTCGCGCTGGCCGCTCTCGACGCGGGCCCGTCGGCCAAGGACAAGCCGTTCTACCAGGGCAAGCTCGCCGCGGCGCGCTTCTTCGCCAAGAACGTGCTGCCGGAGCTGAAGTCCCGCCGCAAGATCGTCGAGGCCGCGGACAACTCCCTGATGGACGTCGATCTGGCGGCGTTCTGA
- a CDS encoding FAD-binding oxidoreductase gives MSGATRELSTAIASLSDRVRGPVFTPDAAEYDAERTGFQLLGPHRPAAIVGATDARDVRAAVEFAAAHGARVAVQAGGHGLNAALEGGVLIGTRRMSDVRVDPRARTAWVEAGANWQEVIDAAAPHGLAPLSGSSPGVGAVSYTLGGGVGLMARRHGFASDHVRRFDLVTADGHLRRVTPEEEPDLFWALRGGGGNFGVVTGMEIGLVPVTALYGGGLYFDVEQVPGVLESWRRWTAGVPDELTSAVAMLPFPDLPVVPEELRGRHVAQIQIAYLGSEEEGSRLVEPLRALGPSLRDTLRMLPFIESSKVFDEPDRAHAYRSSNLLLPDLDPEALAALPKLAGPSAPVMCVVGIRHLGGALARPPKTASAVGHRDAGYSLGVLSPVAPGEEDLVRATHLDALEPWWGKEIGRSLNFSFGPLDEEQVRSAFAPRDYRRLTELKARHDPHALFHSNHPVPPAGG, from the coding sequence ATGTCTGGAGCAACAAGGGAACTGAGCACCGCCATCGCCTCGCTTTCCGACCGCGTGCGCGGCCCGGTCTTCACCCCGGACGCCGCCGAGTACGACGCGGAACGGACCGGGTTCCAACTGCTGGGGCCGCACCGCCCGGCCGCGATCGTGGGCGCGACCGACGCGCGGGACGTCCGCGCCGCGGTCGAGTTCGCCGCGGCGCACGGTGCGCGGGTGGCTGTGCAGGCTGGAGGTCACGGTCTGAACGCGGCGCTGGAGGGCGGCGTGCTGATCGGCACCCGCCGCATGTCGGACGTCCGGGTGGACCCGCGGGCCCGCACGGCGTGGGTGGAGGCGGGCGCGAACTGGCAGGAGGTGATCGACGCGGCCGCCCCGCACGGCCTCGCCCCGCTGTCGGGCAGCTCGCCGGGCGTGGGCGCGGTCTCCTACACGCTCGGCGGCGGTGTCGGGCTGATGGCCCGGCGCCACGGGTTCGCCTCCGACCACGTGCGCCGCTTCGACCTGGTCACCGCCGACGGGCACCTGCGACGCGTGACTCCCGAGGAGGAACCCGACCTGTTCTGGGCGCTGCGCGGCGGAGGCGGCAACTTCGGCGTGGTCACAGGCATGGAGATCGGCCTGGTACCGGTCACCGCGCTGTACGGCGGCGGTCTGTACTTCGACGTCGAGCAGGTGCCCGGGGTGCTGGAGTCCTGGCGGCGCTGGACGGCCGGCGTGCCGGACGAGCTGACCTCGGCGGTGGCGATGCTGCCGTTCCCGGACCTGCCCGTGGTGCCGGAAGAGCTGCGAGGCCGGCACGTGGCCCAGATCCAGATCGCCTACCTCGGTTCGGAGGAGGAAGGCAGCAGACTGGTCGAGCCGCTGCGCGCTCTTGGCCCGAGCCTGCGCGACACGCTGCGGATGCTGCCTTTCATCGAGTCGAGCAAGGTCTTCGACGAGCCCGACCGGGCCCACGCGTACCGCTCGTCCAACCTGCTGCTGCCGGACCTCGACCCCGAGGCGCTCGCGGCCCTGCCCAAGCTCGCCGGACCGTCGGCGCCGGTCATGTGCGTGGTGGGCATCCGCCACCTCGGCGGCGCGCTGGCCCGTCCGCCGAAGACCGCGAGCGCCGTCGGACACCGCGACGCCGGGTACTCGCTCGGGGTCCTGTCTCCCGTCGCACCCGGCGAGGAGGACCTCGTGCGCGCGACGCACCTCGACGCCCTCGAACCGTGGTGGGGCAAGGAGATCGGCCGCTCGCTCAACTTCAGCTTCGGCCCGCTCGACGAGGAGCAGGTTCGCTCGGCGTTCGCGCCGCGCGACTACCGGCGCCTCACCGAGCTGAAGGCCCGCCACGACCCGCACGCGCTGTTCCACAGCAACCACCCCGTCCCGCCGGCGGGCGGCTGA
- a CDS encoding helix-turn-helix transcriptional regulator, translating into MDAASTRKGMPGRLLRLLSLLQSRREWSGAELADRLGVTDRTVRRDVERLRELDYPVRSTTGTAGGYRLVSGRDLPPLLLDDDEAVAVAIGLATADNRSVAGIEESSMRALAKLEQVLPARLRPRLAAVTGATAAAPHRHPTPRVDPAVLAVLAACCRDREILSFDYRGRGGEPSARRVEPHHLVTVQGFWYLLAHDPDREDWRTFRVDRIERPSPTRRHHEPRELPAPDPATYLTRSFASARYTYTARISVALSAEEVRVGLFAPLPGDIEDRGTRRCTVRVSAESPELVTQYVAAVAALGAEYSLDAPDEIVRRVRELGRRLSG; encoded by the coding sequence ATGGACGCAGCCTCGACGCGCAAGGGCATGCCGGGGCGGCTGCTGCGGCTGCTGTCGCTGCTCCAGAGCAGGCGGGAGTGGTCGGGTGCCGAGCTCGCCGACCGCCTGGGCGTCACCGACCGGACCGTGCGCCGCGACGTCGAGCGGCTGCGGGAGCTCGACTACCCGGTGCGGAGCACCACCGGCACGGCGGGCGGCTACCGGCTGGTGTCCGGCCGCGACCTCCCGCCGCTGCTGCTCGACGACGACGAAGCCGTCGCGGTGGCCATCGGCCTGGCCACCGCCGACAACCGGAGCGTGGCCGGGATCGAGGAGAGCTCGATGCGGGCGCTGGCGAAGCTGGAACAGGTGCTGCCCGCGCGCCTGCGGCCGAGGCTGGCGGCCGTCACCGGAGCGACCGCGGCTGCGCCGCACCGCCACCCCACACCGCGCGTGGACCCGGCCGTCCTGGCCGTGCTGGCCGCATGCTGCCGCGACCGGGAGATCCTGTCCTTCGACTACCGGGGCCGCGGCGGCGAGCCGAGCGCGCGTCGCGTCGAACCGCACCACCTGGTCACGGTCCAGGGCTTCTGGTACCTGCTCGCCCACGACCCGGACCGCGAGGACTGGCGCACCTTCCGCGTCGACCGGATCGAACGGCCCAGCCCCACCCGCAGGCACCACGAACCCCGCGAGCTGCCCGCGCCGGACCCCGCGACCTACCTGACCAGGTCCTTCGCCAGCGCCCGGTACACGTACACGGCGCGGATCAGCGTCGCGCTGTCCGCGGAGGAGGTGCGGGTCGGCCTGTTCGCCCCGCTACCCGGCGACATCGAGGACCGCGGCACCCGGCGGTGCACCGTGCGTGTGAGCGCGGAATCCCCGGAGCTGGTGACACAGTACGTCGCGGCCGTCGCCGCGCTCGGGGCGGAGTACAGCCTGGACGCACCCGACGAGATCGTCCGCCGGGTGCGCGAACTCGGCCGCCGGCTCTCCGGCTAG